The following coding sequences lie in one Leptospira mtsangambouensis genomic window:
- a CDS encoding AMP-dependent synthetase/ligase, giving the protein MRTMIDFYLNLPAKFGNKNAFATRMGTGVYQFKTYDHLLIDAKDLAFGLKGSLSEREKVAIFADNAYEWIQTSIAVTLLGAVDVPRASDVTEHDILYILNHSESKILFVENEVVFKKVIRLESELEFLKEIVIMYPPKEGNKEISSRKIKISTLQELVAKGKELRKADPSDTIFLNNTIKESDLFTMIYTSGTTGTPKGVMLTQGNILFQLQNLPIRLQKGDRTLSILPIWHIFERIFEIFSLYYGACTYYSSVRTLKEDLRFVKPHFMASAPRLWESIYSGILGTLAKSSPVKQKMFQLAMFFAKRFFLSRQVITGNVLDIHPVVFWKQSIRFVYHLYRFFLVSIPHLFFDFLVLSKIRKATGGELRGSCSGGGALPYHVDEFFNTIGIPVLEGYGMTETAPVLAMRTFEEIIPGSVGRIFPKTNLRLVDLHTGEVFLDTEVGKFVFGRKGEIHVKGKQVMAGYYKNPDATNKVLVDGWLNTGDLGIFTANHNLRIVGRSKETIVLLGGENVEPVPIESKILESEWIDQCMVVGQDQKYLSVLVYPNISRFEEPVTGEFWKQKEVIQKIETEIKAKVNAQTGFKSFERVVGLVVLPKPFEVGDELTAKLSLKRHVITDKYKAEISALYSNN; this is encoded by the coding sequence ATGCGAACCATGATTGATTTTTATTTAAACCTTCCGGCAAAATTCGGTAACAAAAATGCCTTTGCGACTCGGATGGGCACCGGTGTTTATCAGTTTAAAACTTACGATCACTTGCTCATCGATGCAAAGGATTTGGCCTTTGGGCTAAAAGGTAGTTTGTCCGAAAGAGAAAAAGTGGCTATTTTTGCGGACAATGCGTACGAGTGGATACAAACAAGCATTGCAGTGACACTACTCGGAGCTGTGGATGTTCCGAGAGCCTCCGATGTAACAGAACATGATATTTTGTACATACTAAATCATTCAGAGTCCAAGATACTTTTTGTAGAAAACGAAGTTGTATTTAAAAAAGTGATTCGATTGGAATCTGAATTGGAATTTCTAAAAGAAATTGTAATCATGTATCCTCCTAAAGAAGGAAATAAGGAAATCAGTTCCAGGAAAATTAAAATATCAACTTTGCAAGAGTTAGTTGCGAAAGGAAAAGAACTTCGTAAAGCCGATCCATCGGACACAATTTTTTTAAACAACACCATAAAAGAATCCGATTTGTTTACCATGATTTATACTTCGGGAACAACTGGTACTCCGAAAGGTGTTATGTTAACCCAAGGAAATATCCTCTTCCAATTACAAAATCTCCCGATTCGTTTACAGAAAGGAGATCGAACATTATCGATTTTGCCAATTTGGCATATCTTCGAAAGAATTTTTGAAATCTTTAGTTTGTATTACGGTGCTTGTACTTATTATAGTAGCGTTCGTACATTAAAGGAAGACTTGCGATTTGTAAAACCTCATTTTATGGCCTCTGCTCCAAGGTTATGGGAAAGTATATATTCAGGAATCCTTGGAACACTTGCCAAGTCATCACCTGTAAAACAAAAGATGTTCCAACTTGCGATGTTTTTTGCCAAAAGATTTTTTCTTTCGAGACAAGTCATCACAGGAAACGTTTTAGACATTCATCCAGTTGTGTTTTGGAAACAGTCTATTCGTTTTGTTTATCATCTGTATCGATTTTTTTTAGTGAGTATACCTCATCTCTTTTTTGATTTTTTAGTTTTATCAAAAATTAGAAAAGCAACGGGAGGGGAACTTCGCGGATCTTGTTCCGGTGGGGGAGCATTGCCATACCATGTGGATGAATTTTTTAACACCATCGGTATCCCTGTTTTAGAAGGGTATGGAATGACAGAAACGGCACCTGTCCTTGCAATGCGAACCTTTGAAGAAATCATTCCAGGTTCTGTGGGTCGTATTTTCCCAAAAACCAATTTACGTCTTGTGGACCTTCATACAGGAGAAGTTTTTTTAGATACTGAAGTTGGAAAATTTGTATTTGGAAGAAAAGGTGAAATCCATGTAAAGGGCAAACAAGTAATGGCTGGTTATTATAAAAATCCAGATGCCACAAATAAAGTTTTGGTCGATGGATGGTTGAATACTGGTGACTTAGGAATTTTTACAGCAAATCATAATTTACGAATTGTGGGACGTTCTAAAGAAACCATAGTTTTGTTAGGTGGTGAAAATGTGGAGCCGGTTCCTATTGAGTCAAAAATTTTAGAATCGGAATGGATCGATCAGTGTATGGTTGTGGGACAAGACCAAAAGTATTTGAGTGTCTTAGTATACCCAAATATCTCTAGATTTGAAGAACCAGTTACGGGAGAATTTTGGAAACAAAAAGAAGTCATTCAGAAAATAGAAACTGAAATCAAAGCTAAAGTGAATGCACAAACTGGATTCAAATCCTTTGAAAGAGTTGTAGGTCTTGTAGTTTTGCCAAAACCTTTTGAAGTAGGTGATGAACTGACGGCAAAACTTTCTTTAAAAAGACATGTGATCACGGATAAATACAAAGCGGAGATTTCAGCTTTGTATTCTAACAACTAA
- a CDS encoding M23 family metallopeptidase — protein sequence MRSIVVVLSLLASFIFAEEPISDIKPEFVWPIQGLELPGLITSTFGESRKDHFHNGLDISSVLQPVKSMSQGFILYSRYAEDDPFEEERGSGNIVWIAHKNGYVSGYYHLGGTRNETVRTGKQVSAGDTIGISGNTGHSTGGHLHFVLGKDYGKTLLDPLTYLPPVEDTMPPQIANLFIHVGENYTNLNDGDNINVSKAFPLTVSILDGGIKNSQRRGIKEVKFLFNGEAYKQANFESLRFEEGKWKTKEGHSFDDLFFKDRYLVGVLNLKAGENTIKVQTKDFSGQNSERSFSINITRISGGN from the coding sequence ATGAGAAGTATTGTTGTAGTATTGAGTCTCTTGGCAAGTTTTATTTTCGCAGAGGAACCCATCTCTGATATAAAACCCGAGTTTGTTTGGCCAATCCAGGGTTTGGAATTGCCTGGTCTCATCACGAGCACCTTTGGTGAGTCCCGAAAAGACCATTTTCACAATGGATTGGACATTTCTTCAGTTTTACAACCTGTCAAAAGTATGAGCCAGGGATTCATCCTATACTCCCGTTATGCGGAGGACGACCCATTTGAAGAGGAACGTGGTTCGGGAAATATTGTCTGGATTGCACATAAAAACGGTTATGTGAGCGGGTACTACCATTTAGGTGGGACAAGAAATGAAACGGTTCGGACAGGCAAACAGGTCTCTGCTGGTGATACCATTGGAATTTCAGGAAATACTGGACATTCCACCGGAGGCCACCTACACTTTGTTTTGGGAAAGGATTATGGAAAAACTCTGCTCGATCCCCTGACCTACTTACCTCCAGTGGAAGACACAATGCCTCCACAGATTGCCAATCTCTTCATCCATGTAGGAGAAAATTACACCAATCTCAACGATGGTGACAATATCAATGTGTCCAAAGCTTTTCCTCTTACCGTCAGTATCCTAGATGGGGGAATCAAAAATAGCCAAAGAAGAGGAATCAAAGAAGTAAAATTTCTTTTTAATGGGGAGGCTTATAAACAAGCAAACTTCGAATCCCTACGTTTTGAAGAAGGAAAATGGAAAACCAAAGAGGGACATAGTTTTGATGATTTGTTTTTTAAGGATCGTTATTTGGTAGGTGTTCTCAATCTAAAGGCAGGCGAAAATACCATCAAAGTACAAACAAAAGATTTTAGCGGACAAAACTCTGAACGAAGTTTCAGCATCAACATAACAAGAATTAGCGGAGGAAATTAA
- a CDS encoding sigma-70 family RNA polymerase sigma factor produces the protein MKQTSYTNEEILEIVKACGGGDEKSLQTFFDIYSQDIYNFPIRVFHLSEDDASDYYIYAFERLKTGKRFKSFVGKSSFKTWFFSVLRNLLIDWQRTKREVKTQTISKVNKEGKEYSTIEDEPDKRSEALALAIDVSDQFHSVLSTIKIENRVVFKLSFVYYLHLDPEEIRFVAEKTNRSEEEIRVEVLRLREELSGREEENLKMEDKITSLYLNILDLKEQKKSKAQGDSVEAQYYKERLDHALAKKYEQRKKLIEKKQKGHFLVRTPYREIARILGISEGGVSVTLLRVLEKMQKKMHSMAGEG, from the coding sequence ATGAAACAGACTTCTTATACCAACGAAGAAATTTTAGAGATTGTCAAAGCCTGCGGTGGTGGGGACGAAAAATCTCTCCAAACATTTTTTGATATCTATTCGCAAGATATTTACAATTTTCCCATCCGTGTTTTCCACCTAAGTGAAGATGATGCATCTGATTATTATATTTATGCATTTGAAAGGTTAAAAACCGGGAAACGTTTCAAAAGTTTTGTGGGAAAATCTAGCTTTAAAACCTGGTTTTTCTCAGTCCTACGCAATTTACTCATTGATTGGCAGCGCACCAAACGAGAAGTCAAAACCCAAACGATTTCCAAAGTCAATAAGGAAGGAAAAGAATATAGTACGATCGAAGATGAGCCTGACAAAAGATCAGAAGCTTTGGCCTTAGCAATCGATGTATCAGACCAATTTCATTCCGTACTATCCACAATCAAAATTGAAAACCGAGTGGTTTTCAAATTATCCTTTGTTTATTACCTCCACCTGGATCCAGAAGAGATTCGTTTCGTAGCCGAAAAAACCAATCGTTCCGAAGAAGAGATCCGGGTTGAAGTTTTGCGTCTTCGGGAAGAACTTTCCGGCCGTGAAGAAGAAAACTTAAAAATGGAAGATAAAATCACATCCCTGTATTTGAATATTCTGGATTTAAAAGAACAGAAAAAATCAAAGGCCCAAGGGGATTCTGTAGAAGCACAATATTATAAAGAACGTTTGGACCACGCCCTTGCGAAAAAGTACGAACAAAGGAAAAAGTTAATCGAGAAAAAGCAAAAAGGTCACTTTCTCGTCCGGACGCCGTACAGAGAGATTGCCAGAATCTTAGGGATTTCCGAAGGTGGAGTCAGTGTGACCTTGCTAAGAGTTCTCGAAAAAATGCAAAAAAAAATGCATTCGATGGCTGGAGAGGGCTGA
- a CDS encoding CHAT domain-containing protein, with the protein MLSLIIDRVGNVNIFNVLEDNLPVEESHIQSTLDDDLIFEYLGEVERLVHVSQSVLSNSNQILNADILQDLKVLGETFYQQFFPASIIEKLKNTTKHSIHFNIDPALALIPWELLHDGASFLSDKFRIGKTIRGGLHRPTHHENRKIKMLIIADPTEDLPHAQKEGEVLFSVLSQKVPTHLLELEFIGGKQVTKLKLLSLIKDKHIIHYSGHLHFSDDSLENGWLLSDGKVLKAREIKSTGIDTDLVFSNSCMSAKSAGKKLNPNILNQYAGAFLTAGIKTFVGTNWEILDNERTIDFTVRFYTFLFSDKSVGESLYLSKEFARRNYHANDLTWANYALYGNPDFSLFVKDRRNFHSAKILNPTSVIEFYPTPIAVAYSKLINSNKAKSIDKSNLVNLIKLFEAISQVVGMMVFSDHAAHAMNKSIPNNPDDAVSLRKWWELVYGCVWDFQKLKISSILEVALPVLHEQKETIFKIVGWMESWEQEEIKEEEIESYQIIMQFFLENMLLEFSELEKVSVLLVSENQNPHFYFKGIKPAYLYPSSPGSKDKLQEQLSKHKGNLVLVHENRKIVIPFPTYFKERKETGDLELVFNGLTPFAPGAKQS; encoded by the coding sequence ATGCTCTCCCTAATCATCGACAGAGTTGGTAACGTTAATATCTTCAATGTTTTAGAAGATAATCTTCCTGTAGAAGAGTCACATATCCAATCCACGTTAGATGATGATCTAATTTTTGAATACTTGGGAGAAGTAGAGAGACTGGTCCATGTTTCTCAATCAGTACTTTCTAATTCAAACCAGATTCTCAATGCTGACATTCTCCAAGATTTAAAAGTACTTGGCGAAACTTTTTACCAACAGTTTTTTCCTGCATCCATCATTGAAAAATTAAAAAACACAACCAAACATAGCATTCATTTCAATATAGACCCAGCTCTTGCTCTCATTCCTTGGGAACTTCTGCATGATGGTGCTAGTTTTCTTTCCGACAAATTTAGAATTGGAAAAACAATTCGTGGTGGATTACATCGTCCCACTCACCATGAAAATCGAAAGATTAAGATGCTCATCATTGCCGATCCTACAGAGGATCTTCCCCACGCTCAAAAAGAAGGTGAGGTATTGTTTTCTGTTCTAAGCCAAAAAGTTCCCACACATTTGTTGGAACTCGAGTTCATTGGTGGAAAACAAGTCACCAAACTAAAGTTACTCTCTCTTATCAAAGATAAACATATCATTCATTATTCGGGGCACCTACATTTTTCAGATGACTCATTAGAAAATGGTTGGTTGTTGTCAGACGGGAAGGTTTTAAAAGCACGTGAAATCAAATCAACAGGAATTGATACTGATTTAGTATTTTCTAACTCTTGTATGTCTGCAAAGTCTGCTGGTAAAAAGTTAAATCCGAATATTTTGAATCAATATGCGGGTGCTTTTTTAACTGCTGGAATTAAAACATTTGTTGGAACCAATTGGGAAATTTTAGATAACGAACGAACCATTGATTTTACCGTCAGGTTTTATACCTTTTTGTTTTCTGATAAATCTGTGGGTGAGTCCTTGTATTTATCCAAAGAGTTTGCAAGACGAAATTATCATGCAAACGACTTAACTTGGGCAAATTATGCTTTGTACGGGAATCCTGATTTTTCTTTGTTTGTAAAAGATAGAAGAAATTTTCACTCAGCCAAAATCTTAAATCCAACTTCCGTAATCGAATTTTATCCAACACCTATTGCCGTTGCATATTCAAAGTTAATCAACTCCAACAAAGCAAAATCCATCGATAAAAGCAATTTGGTCAATTTGATTAAGTTGTTTGAAGCAATCAGTCAGGTTGTGGGAATGATGGTATTTAGTGACCATGCCGCCCATGCAATGAACAAATCCATCCCGAATAACCCCGATGATGCGGTATCGCTTCGAAAGTGGTGGGAACTTGTGTACGGTTGTGTTTGGGATTTCCAAAAACTAAAAATTTCTAGTATTTTAGAAGTGGCCTTACCTGTTTTACATGAACAAAAAGAAACTATTTTTAAAATCGTTGGATGGATGGAATCTTGGGAACAAGAAGAGATCAAAGAAGAAGAAATAGAATCTTATCAAATCATTATGCAGTTCTTTTTGGAGAATATGTTACTTGAGTTTTCGGAATTAGAGAAAGTTAGTGTTCTTCTGGTTTCCGAAAATCAAAATCCGCATTTTTATTTTAAAGGAATCAAACCTGCCTATTTATATCCATCCTCTCCTGGTTCAAAAGATAAATTACAAGAACAACTATCAAAACACAAAGGAAATCTTGTACTGGTTCATGAAAACCGTAAGATTGTGATTCCTTTTCCTACTTACTTTAAAGAACGAAAAGAAACGGGAGACCTAGAACTTGTGTTTAATGGCCTTACTCCTTTTGCTCCAGGAGCAAAACAGAGTTGA
- a CDS encoding sigma-54 down-regulated protein: protein MEQQVKDGLNFILGAVNTAKVEAEKAFSNINTGFQSLAAKGAQDQSEVSVNLRKYLQEGISQVETIIGKANTVVAETKAKVATVTSKA, encoded by the coding sequence ATGGAACAACAAGTAAAAGACGGATTAAACTTCATCCTAGGTGCAGTGAACACAGCAAAAGTAGAAGCTGAAAAAGCTTTTTCTAACATCAACACTGGATTTCAGTCTTTAGCTGCAAAAGGTGCGCAAGACCAAAGTGAAGTTTCTGTAAACCTTAGAAAATACCTTCAAGAAGGAATTTCTCAAGTAGAAACTATCATCGGAAAAGCAAACACTGTTGTTGCTGAAACAAAAGCAAAAGTAGCAACTGTTACTTCTAAAGCTTAA
- the mtnA gene encoding S-methyl-5-thioribose-1-phosphate isomerase, with product MTHPEFLPIQWKSTHLELLDQRILPGKKEFLKITTIEETILAIREMAVRGAPAIAITGVFGLTLGAKSRVGVASAKEIDFLLTSVLESRPTAVNLSYAIREAKNRIQGITDWSLIANSWESYGNEMVQLDLAANKALGENGVSLFSKDQSEFHIITHCNTGALATAGHGTALGVIRSLRDSGKKVIVYADETRPFLQGSRLTAFEMMEEGIECYIITDGMSGWLMNHRKIDAVLVGCDRVAANGDTANKIGTYNLGIVAKEHGVPFYVCATKDSFDLNLKTGDEIPIEMRKEAEVTQFDFLKTEDGKYLFPEGKTSPIGARALNPSFDVTKAHLIKNFITEFGCFVPEEISVRLKTV from the coding sequence ATGACTCACCCGGAATTTTTACCCATCCAATGGAAATCCACACATTTGGAACTTCTCGACCAAAGGATTTTGCCTGGAAAAAAAGAATTTTTAAAAATAACAACGATTGAAGAAACCATATTAGCAATCCGAGAAATGGCTGTTAGGGGAGCCCCTGCCATCGCCATCACTGGAGTTTTTGGTCTTACATTAGGTGCAAAATCCCGGGTTGGAGTTGCCTCCGCGAAGGAGATTGACTTTCTACTTACCTCCGTTCTAGAATCGCGACCTACTGCTGTTAATTTGAGTTACGCAATCAGAGAAGCTAAAAATCGAATTCAAGGAATTACCGATTGGAGTTTGATCGCAAATTCTTGGGAATCCTATGGCAATGAGATGGTCCAGTTAGATTTAGCCGCCAATAAAGCGTTAGGTGAAAATGGTGTTTCTTTATTTTCCAAGGACCAATCGGAATTTCATATCATTACACATTGTAATACTGGTGCTTTGGCTACGGCCGGGCATGGAACGGCCCTCGGGGTTATCAGAAGTTTGCGGGACTCAGGGAAAAAAGTCATTGTGTACGCTGACGAAACGAGACCTTTTTTGCAAGGATCGAGACTCACTGCATTTGAAATGATGGAAGAGGGAATCGAATGTTATATCATCACTGATGGGATGAGCGGATGGCTCATGAACCATCGAAAAATTGATGCAGTATTAGTTGGATGTGACCGTGTCGCTGCCAATGGAGACACTGCCAACAAAATTGGGACTTACAATTTAGGGATAGTCGCCAAAGAACACGGAGTTCCCTTTTATGTCTGTGCCACAAAAGACAGTTTTGATCTAAATTTGAAAACTGGGGATGAAATTCCTATCGAAATGCGAAAGGAAGCAGAAGTGACACAATTTGATTTTTTAAAAACGGAAGATGGAAAGTATTTATTTCCAGAAGGAAAAACTTCGCCGATTGGTGCTCGTGCCCTCAATCCATCGTTTGATGTAACAAAAGCACACTTAATCAAAAACTTCATCACAGAATTTGGATGTTTTGTGCCAGAGGAGATTTCAGTTCGTCTAAAGACTGTATGA
- the msrA gene encoding peptide-methionine (S)-S-oxide reductase MsrA, with the protein MTEKVILGGGCFWCTEAVYLRIPGILSVRSGYAGGSTPNPTYKEICTGTTGHAEVIEIEFDPEIISYSKILEVFWVSHDPTTLNRQGNDVGTQYRSVIFYLNENQKELAVESKRKHAFLFPDPIVTEIAPAPEFYPAEDYHQNYFTLNPQNPYCHYVIFPKLKKLGLKL; encoded by the coding sequence ATGACGGAAAAAGTAATTTTAGGTGGTGGGTGTTTTTGGTGTACAGAAGCCGTATACCTTCGGATTCCCGGAATTCTTTCTGTACGATCTGGATATGCAGGAGGGTCTACTCCTAATCCAACCTATAAAGAAATTTGTACTGGCACTACGGGCCATGCAGAAGTCATTGAAATTGAATTTGATCCTGAGATAATTTCTTATTCAAAAATTTTAGAAGTTTTTTGGGTTTCTCACGATCCCACAACGCTCAACCGACAAGGAAACGATGTGGGTACACAGTATCGTTCGGTTATATTTTATTTGAATGAAAATCAAAAAGAATTAGCAGTGGAGTCCAAACGAAAACATGCATTTCTTTTCCCTGATCCGATTGTGACAGAAATTGCACCGGCACCAGAGTTTTATCCTGCCGAGGATTACCACCAAAACTATTTTACACTGAATCCGCAGAACCCGTACTGCCATTATGTAATATTTCCCAAGTTAAAAAAATTGGGTTTAAAACTATAA
- a CDS encoding DUF342 domain-containing protein: MDVKNAPDFNPERGLKIQISEDRLTATLVTKPIWLLGGSMSNILIYEALDNASIHRDRILMKEVDKAAIEIDKILKDPAKVKEDFNFIVAQGNPAKQGESGWIKFYFPRAQRVVLKDDGSADFRNINKYVHVKEGERLATLFEGIAGEQGIDVLGNPIYPNPIDRPRLTLGKNVLPKTVEDPEKPGRQLKEYFASLSGVVFSTDTSLTVSPELNIESNIGLGTGNINFEGTIRVKGTIEEGAIVNCQGSLYLDGNVESSDVVVGEDLEVKGGVKAKGKGVIRIKGDLRTKFIENGNLEIDGDCIVENFILGSKILCLGNVILTGESSSIIGSDITSYQGITVSSLGSTAQMDTVVEVGFHFRNDRLFIEGSSRLAEFERELEALVPEIQKIKEVVQRSRGKLDDARKEKFKEIFDAYQKKSKTVELLKSKIEELKGARYNQDNVKVVVRNTAHPGAIIKYRRQVEKITKAQTAFVMNFFPNQEKAMLTAFKGK; this comes from the coding sequence ATGGACGTTAAAAATGCACCGGACTTCAATCCGGAACGGGGACTGAAAATCCAAATCTCCGAGGATCGACTTACTGCAACTTTGGTGACAAAACCAATTTGGTTGTTAGGTGGTTCTATGAGCAATATCTTGATTTATGAAGCTCTAGACAATGCATCCATTCACCGGGATCGGATTTTGATGAAAGAGGTAGACAAAGCCGCAATCGAAATCGATAAAATTCTCAAAGATCCCGCAAAAGTAAAAGAAGATTTTAATTTTATCGTAGCTCAAGGGAACCCCGCCAAACAAGGAGAAAGTGGCTGGATCAAGTTTTATTTTCCAAGAGCACAACGTGTTGTCCTAAAAGACGACGGATCTGCTGATTTTAGAAATATCAATAAATATGTTCACGTAAAAGAAGGCGAAAGACTTGCCACATTGTTTGAAGGAATTGCTGGAGAACAAGGCATTGATGTTTTAGGAAATCCAATTTATCCAAATCCTATTGATAGACCAAGACTCACCTTAGGAAAAAATGTCCTCCCTAAAACAGTAGAGGATCCGGAAAAACCGGGAAGACAACTCAAAGAATACTTTGCATCCCTTAGTGGAGTTGTTTTTTCTACAGACACTTCTCTTACAGTATCTCCAGAATTAAATATTGAAAGTAATATTGGACTCGGAACAGGAAACATCAACTTCGAAGGAACCATTCGAGTAAAAGGTACAATTGAAGAAGGTGCGATTGTCAATTGCCAAGGTTCTTTGTACTTAGATGGAAACGTAGAATCATCTGATGTTGTTGTAGGTGAAGACCTAGAAGTCAAAGGTGGAGTGAAAGCCAAAGGGAAAGGTGTCATTCGCATCAAAGGTGACTTACGTACTAAGTTTATTGAAAATGGAAATCTTGAAATTGATGGCGATTGTATCGTTGAAAATTTTATTTTAGGAAGCAAAATCCTTTGTTTAGGAAACGTAATCCTTACCGGAGAATCCTCTTCTATCATTGGATCCGATATCACTTCTTACCAAGGAATCACAGTTTCTTCACTAGGATCTACTGCCCAAATGGATACAGTCGTCGAAGTAGGATTTCATTTTAGAAATGATAGACTCTTTATTGAAGGTAGTTCAAGGCTAGCAGAGTTCGAAAGAGAATTAGAGGCACTGGTTCCTGAAATTCAAAAAATCAAAGAAGTCGTACAAAGATCTCGTGGTAAACTTGATGATGCACGAAAAGAAAAATTCAAAGAAATCTTTGATGCTTATCAGAAAAAAAGCAAAACAGTTGAACTATTAAAATCAAAGATTGAAGAACTGAAAGGTGCACGTTATAACCAAGATAATGTGAAAGTTGTCGTTCGGAATACAGCTCACCCTGGTGCGATAATCAAATACAGAAGACAGGTAGAAAAAATTACCAAGGCCCAAACAGCTTTTGTGATGAACTTTTTTCCAAACCAAGAAAAAGCAATGTTAACAGCTTTTAAAGGGAAATAA
- a CDS encoding alpha/beta hydrolase, translated as MKPYVLAIPLVLSYAGLKQKKSLELKELQLPDTGRRAFHFYPTGKNPESLPGVYIQHGMSAMGIDDPRILELAENIASSNHSVILPELPEVKGLKIEEKTISNIQNLMLEINSTKRLFNGNQLGYLSASFSAGMGLIAASRSNTRDKIKSSMAIGAYCDFLDTVPFVFSNYEIDPYAVYVILYNFIHRFEPSLSEELEPVYYEAALDNGLKRIGNEAFALTLLEKTSNRAKEFFSQVGRDGNFRKELAKRVLDTVPKNLPENLSPFYQLETLAGPVSLLHGKTDPVISPEESEKLTLLFQKKQIPYVYRTSTALTHGDSLPLHSQIFGVPALLQTFGSFLYWLDR; from the coding sequence ATGAAACCTTATGTTTTGGCAATCCCACTCGTTTTGAGTTATGCTGGGTTGAAACAAAAAAAATCTTTAGAACTTAAAGAACTCCAATTACCAGACACAGGCAGAAGGGCATTTCATTTTTATCCAACGGGAAAAAATCCTGAATCTCTACCGGGTGTTTATATCCAACATGGAATGAGTGCCATGGGAATTGACGACCCAAGGATTCTGGAACTTGCTGAAAACATTGCTAGTTCCAATCATAGTGTCATTTTACCAGAACTTCCCGAAGTAAAGGGATTAAAAATCGAAGAAAAAACAATTTCCAATATCCAGAACTTAATGTTGGAAATCAATTCCACCAAACGTTTATTTAACGGAAATCAATTAGGATACTTATCGGCAAGTTTTTCTGCGGGAATGGGACTCATTGCAGCTTCCAGATCCAATACAAGAGATAAAATTAAATCTTCCATGGCCATCGGAGCCTATTGTGATTTTTTAGATACCGTACCCTTTGTATTTTCAAATTATGAAATTGATCCGTACGCAGTGTACGTAATTCTTTATAACTTTATTCATCGTTTTGAACCATCACTTTCGGAAGAACTAGAACCTGTATATTACGAAGCGGCTCTTGACAATGGATTGAAACGAATAGGTAACGAAGCCTTCGCTCTTACCTTACTTGAAAAAACTTCAAACCGAGCCAAAGAATTTTTTTCCCAAGTGGGAAGAGATGGAAATTTCCGCAAAGAACTAGCCAAACGAGTCCTGGACACTGTTCCTAAAAACCTTCCCGAAAATCTTTCTCCCTTTTACCAATTGGAAACTTTGGCAGGCCCGGTCTCCCTCCTTCATGGAAAAACGGATCCGGTGATCTCACCCGAGGAATCGGAAAAACTCACCCTTCTCTTCCAGAAAAAACAGATTCCTTATGTCTACCGCACTTCCACTGCCCTAACACATGGGGACAGCCTCCCGCTCCATTCCCAAATTTTTGGGGTTCCGGCTCTCCTCCAGACCTTCGGAAGTTTTCTATATTGGCTCGACCGATAG
- a CDS encoding chemotaxis protein CheX gives MDPLIDEKFILTVSQVLPEHFQKTLLVYADREAYGPSKNEGLCFENCTLVEFVGDINGKVYLALDGYTKLKLLPKIAKAFQIDPTSRSHSASIMMEFANQIAGKLITEMRLGRYEIDILPPENLNHKLVPISLEHFRQYILIFNLKDRRGEEYMGRLYLILLLEKFPTPKK, from the coding sequence ATGGATCCTTTAATTGATGAAAAGTTTATCCTGACTGTTTCGCAAGTATTGCCGGAACATTTTCAAAAGACTTTACTCGTCTATGCAGACAGAGAGGCTTATGGTCCTTCCAAAAACGAAGGTCTTTGTTTTGAAAATTGTACACTTGTTGAATTTGTTGGTGATATCAATGGAAAAGTATATCTTGCTTTAGATGGATATACAAAACTCAAACTCCTTCCAAAAATTGCCAAAGCCTTTCAAATTGATCCTACTTCCCGATCTCATTCCGCATCCATCATGATGGAATTTGCAAACCAGATTGCCGGAAAATTAATTACAGAAATGAGACTTGGGCGTTACGAAATTGATATTTTACCGCCGGAGAACTTGAACCATAAACTAGTTCCAATTTCCTTAGAACATTTTCGCCAATACATTCTTATCTTTAATCTCAAAGACAGAAGAGGAGAAGAATATATGGGTAGGTTATATTTGATTTTATTGTTGGAAAAATTCCCTACTCCGAAAAAGTAA